A genomic window from Candidatus Eisenbacteria bacterium includes:
- a CDS encoding FAD-dependent oxidoreductase, translating into MGGLRAGIRPGRAGAQGERLEGSRQGLRPQRRLQQRSLRRQLRMRSRRPRAQSPPKAVAEKRALVIGGGIAGIQAALDLANARIPVTLVEKSPSLGGRMAQLDKTFPTMDCSI; encoded by the coding sequence ATGGGAGGCCTTCGAGCAGGAATACGGCCCGGGCGGGCCGGCGCGCAAGGAGAGCGCCTTGAAGGAAGCCGACAAGGCCTGAGGCCGCAGCGCCGGTTGCAACAGAGGAGTCTCAGGAGGCAATTGAGAATGAGGTCACGGCGCCCGCGCGCGCAGAGTCCCCCCAAAGCGGTGGCGGAGAAGCGCGCGCTCGTAATCGGAGGCGGAATCGCGGGGATTCAGGCCGCGCTGGATCTCGCGAACGCGCGCATACCCGTGACGCTGGTGGAGAAGTCGCCGTCGCTCGGCGGCCGCATGGCCCAGCTCGACAAGACCTTCCCCACCATGGACTGCTCGATCTGA